A genomic region of Zalophus californianus isolate mZalCal1 chromosome 1, mZalCal1.pri.v2, whole genome shotgun sequence contains the following coding sequences:
- the GNB4 gene encoding guanine nucleotide-binding protein subunit beta-4, with translation MSELEQLRQEAEQLRNQIQDARKACNDATLIQITSNMDSVGRIQMRTRRTLRGHLAKIYAMHWGYDSRLLVSASQDGKLIIWDSYTTNKMHAIPLRSSWVMTCAYAPSGNYVACGGLDNICSIYNLKTREGNVRVSRELPGHTGYLSCCRFLDDSQIVTSSGDTTCALWDIETAQQTTTFTGHSGDVMSLSLSPDMRTFVSGACDASSKLWDIRDGMCRQSFTGHVSDINAVSFFPSGYAFATGSDDATCRLFDLRADQELLLYSHDNIICGITSVAFSKSGRLLLAGYDDFNCNVWDTLKGDRAGVLAGHDNRVSCLGVTDDGMAVATGSWDSFLRIWN, from the exons GATGCTAGGAAAGCATGTAATGATGCAACGCTTATTCag ATCACATCAAATATGGATTCTGTGGGCCGAATACAAATGCGAACGAGACGTACGTTGAGGGGTCACCTAGCTAAGATCTATGCTATGCACTGGGGATATGATTCAAG GCTACTAGTCAGTGCTTCCCAAGATGGAAAATTAATTATTTGGGATAGCTATACAACAAATAAG ATGCATGCTATTCCTTTGAGGTCTTCCTGGGTGATGACCTGTGCCTACGCTCCCTCTGGTAATTATGTCGCGTGTGGAGGGCTGGACAACATCTGCTCTATATATAACTTAAAAACCAGAGAGGGGAACGTGAGAGTGAGCCGAGAGTTACCGGGTCACACAG GCTACTTGTCCTGCTGTCGATTTTTAGATGACAGCCAAATTGTTACAAGCTCAGGAGACACAACTTG CGCTTTGTGGGACATCGAAACTGCCCAGCAGACCACCACATTCACTGGGCATTCTGGAGATGTGATGAGTCTTTCTCTGAGTCCTGACATGAGGACTTTTGTTTCTGGTGCTTGTGATGCCTCTTCAAAATTGTGGGATATTCGAGATGGAATGTGCAGACAGTCTTTCACTGGACATGTGTCAGATATTAATGCTGTCAGT tttttcccAAGTGGCTATGCCTTTGCCACGGGCTCTGATGACGCCACCTGCCGGCTCTTCGACCTCCGCGCAGACCAGGAGTTACTGCTGTACTCGCACGACAACATCATCTGTGGGATCACTTCCGTGGCTTTCTCAAAAAGCGGGCGCCTCCTGTTAGCTGGTTATGATGACTTCAACTGTAATGTGTGGGACACGCTAAAAGGAGATCGTGCAG gtgtTCTTGCTGGTCATGATAACCGTGTCAGCTGTTTAGGTGTAACAGATGATGGCATGGCTGTAGCAACAGGCTCCTGGGACAGTTTTCTCAGAATCTGGAATTAA